A window of Fibrobacter sp. contains these coding sequences:
- a CDS encoding carboxypeptidase M32, with translation MSKELKSALTLVKKVLKEVRIYNQASTVLGFDQQTICPSAGMEEEGDVAAFLSNKAFALQKDQSYIDACQYIYDHRDRLTADVCGDETAAEFDRALAESLQRDFAREKNISAEMQLEHSQIYNRAFVNWINAKKAKDFSLFEKSLGEVRAAQLQAESLHENREATPYDTIFGGYERGLTCADLDMAFNRSKERLVPLLKRIMASKKKIRTDFLSRPVADEAQKEMAKYLLDVMGFDFNRGAFSTAEHPFTTEPGKNDVRVTTHYYPTAFYSSMFSIIHEGGHALFEQNQPAENFSHFIEYNKTMGMHESTSRFYENRIGRSKEFIHLIFPKCKELFPNVFCDVTEQEFYEAMNTVTPSLIRTEADEFTYTFHVIIRYEIEKMIVNGAENGEPVNIADLPKIWNAKYKEYLGIEPSNDAEGVLQDVHWTSGFGYFPTYALGNMYNAMYYNKMNSEFDLSVAVLKGDFAKINGWMKENVWARADREAPKGWIRQITGREFTPDDFLDYLEAKYSEIYEL, from the coding sequence ATGAGTAAAGAATTAAAATCTGCATTGACCCTTGTGAAGAAAGTCCTCAAGGAAGTCCGTATTTATAATCAGGCTTCTACCGTTTTAGGATTTGACCAGCAGACCATTTGCCCGTCTGCAGGTATGGAAGAAGAAGGCGACGTGGCTGCCTTCTTGAGTAACAAGGCCTTTGCTTTGCAGAAAGATCAGTCTTATATTGATGCTTGCCAGTATATTTACGACCATCGAGATAGGTTGACTGCAGACGTTTGCGGCGATGAAACTGCCGCGGAATTTGACCGAGCCCTTGCGGAAAGTCTTCAGCGTGATTTTGCACGTGAAAAGAATATTTCTGCAGAAATGCAGTTGGAACATTCTCAGATTTACAATCGCGCCTTTGTGAACTGGATTAACGCTAAGAAGGCCAAGGACTTTAGCTTGTTTGAAAAGTCCCTAGGGGAGGTGCGTGCCGCTCAGTTGCAGGCTGAGTCCTTGCATGAAAATCGTGAAGCAACTCCTTACGACACCATCTTTGGCGGTTACGAACGTGGCTTGACTTGTGCAGATCTTGATATGGCTTTCAATCGCAGCAAGGAGCGCCTGGTGCCGCTGCTTAAGCGCATTATGGCTAGCAAGAAAAAGATCCGTACCGATTTCCTCAGCCGCCCTGTTGCCGATGAGGCCCAGAAGGAAATGGCCAAGTATTTGCTTGACGTGATGGGCTTTGATTTTAATCGCGGAGCCTTCTCCACGGCGGAACATCCCTTTACCACGGAACCGGGCAAGAATGACGTTCGCGTAACGACCCATTACTATCCTACGGCTTTTTATTCCAGCATGTTCAGCATCATTCATGAAGGTGGTCACGCCTTGTTTGAACAGAACCAGCCGGCAGAAAACTTCAGCCACTTCATTGAATACAACAAGACCATGGGCATGCACGAGTCCACTAGCCGTTTCTATGAAAACCGCATTGGCCGCAGCAAGGAATTCATCCACCTGATTTTCCCCAAGTGCAAGGAACTGTTCCCCAACGTGTTCTGCGATGTGACGGAACAGGAATTCTACGAGGCCATGAATACGGTAACGCCCAGCCTTATCCGTACAGAGGCCGACGAATTCACCTATACCTTCCATGTAATCATCCGTTACGAAATCGAGAAGATGATTGTGAACGGCGCAGAAAATGGCGAACCGGTGAACATTGCGGACCTGCCGAAAATCTGGAACGCAAAGTACAAGGAATATCTGGGTATTGAACCTTCCAATGATGCAGAAGGCGTGCTCCAGGATGTCCATTGGACCAGCGGATTCGGCTATTTCCCCACCTATGCCCTGGGCAACATGTACAACGCCATGTATTATAACAAGATGAATTCCGAATTCGACTTGTCCGTCGCGGTGCTCAAAGGAGACTTCGCCAAGATCAATGGCTGGATGAAGGAAAACGTCTGGGCTCGTGCTGACCGAGAAGCACCCAAGGGTTGGATCCGCCAGATTACCGGCCGTGAATTCACTCCTGACGATTTCCTGGATTATCTGGAAGCTAAGTATTCTGAAATCTACGAGCTGTAA
- a CDS encoding right-handed parallel beta-helix repeat-containing protein, producing the protein MLNKLFKLSAISSGLMLAFGLSACTDSKTAAGGTEAESTIALQVRLADGTPAAKARVRLLSEDYLSDGTTDVEWTLSDDKGRVEFEDVTLGSYVVEARHIQKDEAVGAVSYVSVNSSGTVSDSMKLGELATIEGYVTPGQGPSVIRIAGLDRFVVPDSAGHFVVDSLPVGNFGLRIESLSNRGMISVSADAGTKVPAVSLGAPRGFAVEDFESFSGISASGKILGDGWWYALDADGKNIMPLWNKELASSYSGSEGCASGGCARMTDRLGFLLGLYDSAYALPKLDTLMFSARGTGKLRVSLAYGDVNSDSESGWSTEVQLSKVWKPYAIAVADMKAFGKADPKNFKLSRIDFKVGEGDTLFLDDVFLGGVNEESLKEVASDNSIYTTYPKDWSEHDALVAAADGYAKGVTGGEGGEICVVTTTDDYIIVEDTANVDSLGNATTKAVLASGSLRECATKDTAVWILFEKSGVYHLGSPLRIKSNKTFDGRGRDIRITGTGILTEMTSNLIFENITFSTPSIYEKDSTTRRALSIHNVSNKVWIDHCTFDEYPVVQLDVKRGSHDVTISWSRFENANTGILFGLEPELYKEGDQTLTLHHNYFANMSVSGVFARGGMLHAYNNFFMDVAHYGVECTDSARCYIEKNVFNEDNAVSLYRLWDGDTPIDSTIGFVKMVDNWYAGGGKDAAGEARGYKPEYEYNADAADAALAWKIKQQAGPR; encoded by the coding sequence ATGCTTAATAAACTGTTTAAGCTGTCTGCAATTTCGTCTGGTCTAATGCTTGCATTTGGCCTTTCTGCTTGTACGGATTCGAAAACCGCAGCAGGCGGTACCGAGGCTGAATCTACCATTGCGCTGCAGGTTCGTTTGGCTGATGGAACTCCTGCGGCAAAGGCTCGCGTGCGTCTTCTTTCCGAAGATTACTTGTCTGATGGAACCACCGATGTGGAATGGACTTTGTCTGATGACAAGGGTCGAGTAGAATTTGAAGATGTGACTTTGGGCTCCTACGTTGTTGAAGCTCGCCATATCCAGAAAGACGAGGCTGTTGGTGCAGTTTCATATGTGTCTGTAAATTCCTCCGGTACAGTTTCTGATTCTATGAAGCTGGGTGAACTTGCGACCATCGAGGGTTACGTTACCCCCGGTCAGGGACCTTCCGTTATCCGTATTGCAGGTCTTGATCGTTTCGTTGTGCCCGATAGCGCAGGCCACTTTGTAGTGGATTCGCTCCCTGTCGGTAATTTCGGCCTGCGCATCGAAAGCCTTTCTAACCGTGGCATGATCAGTGTATCTGCAGATGCGGGTACCAAGGTGCCTGCAGTGAGCCTAGGTGCTCCTCGTGGTTTTGCTGTAGAGGATTTCGAAAGCTTCAGCGGAATTTCTGCCTCCGGTAAGATTCTTGGTGATGGCTGGTGGTATGCTCTGGATGCCGATGGCAAGAACATTATGCCTCTCTGGAACAAGGAACTTGCCAGCAGTTATTCCGGTAGCGAAGGTTGCGCTTCTGGTGGCTGCGCCCGCATGACTGATCGTCTGGGATTCCTGCTGGGCCTTTATGATTCTGCCTATGCATTGCCCAAGTTGGATACCTTGATGTTCTCCGCTCGCGGAACCGGCAAGCTTCGCGTTTCCCTGGCCTATGGCGACGTCAATAGCGATTCTGAAAGCGGCTGGTCCACTGAAGTTCAGCTGAGCAAAGTCTGGAAACCCTACGCCATTGCTGTTGCCGATATGAAGGCTTTCGGCAAGGCCGATCCAAAGAATTTCAAGTTGAGCCGAATCGACTTTAAGGTGGGTGAGGGTGATACCTTGTTCCTGGATGATGTTTTCCTGGGCGGCGTCAACGAAGAATCTTTGAAGGAAGTTGCTTCTGACAATTCCATTTACACAACCTATCCGAAGGACTGGTCAGAACACGACGCTTTGGTTGCTGCTGCCGATGGTTATGCCAAGGGCGTTACCGGCGGTGAAGGCGGCGAAATCTGTGTGGTTACAACTACCGATGACTACATCATTGTAGAAGATACCGCCAATGTGGATTCCTTGGGTAATGCCACGACAAAGGCTGTTCTTGCTTCCGGATCTCTTCGCGAATGTGCCACCAAGGATACTGCCGTTTGGATCCTCTTTGAAAAGAGTGGCGTGTACCATTTGGGAAGCCCCCTTCGCATCAAGTCCAACAAGACTTTCGATGGCCGTGGTCGCGATATTCGAATTACGGGAACTGGTATTTTAACGGAGATGACCTCCAATCTGATTTTTGAAAACATTACATTCTCTACGCCTTCTATTTACGAAAAAGATTCCACAACCCGCAGAGCGCTTTCCATTCATAACGTGTCTAATAAAGTTTGGATTGACCACTGCACCTTTGATGAATACCCTGTGGTTCAGCTGGATGTAAAGCGTGGATCCCACGATGTTACTATTTCCTGGTCTCGTTTCGAAAACGCCAATACAGGTATCCTCTTTGGCTTGGAACCTGAATTGTATAAGGAAGGTGACCAGACATTGACTTTGCATCACAACTATTTTGCCAATATGAGTGTTTCTGGCGTATTTGCTCGAGGTGGTATGCTCCATGCCTATAATAACTTCTTTATGGATGTTGCACACTATGGTGTGGAATGTACCGATTCTGCCCGCTGCTACATTGAGAAGAATGTTTTCAACGAGGATAACGCAGTTTCCCTCTATCGCCTTTGGGATGGCGATACGCCTATTGATTCTACCATTGGCTTTGTGAAGATGGTGGATAACTGGTATGCTGGCGGTGGCAAGGATGCTGCTGGTGAAGCTAGGGGTTACAAGCCTGAATATGAATACAATGCGGATGCTGCTGATGCGGCCCTTGCATGGAAAATCAAACAGCAGGCGGGCCCCCGTTAA
- a CDS encoding TIGR02147 family protein — translation MINLFEYLNYRDFLKDAYEERHAGDWRFSHRYIAEKAGFDASMFNKILQGKRNLTSRLVSVFADIFCKDEREKKYFADMVAFNQAKNHSESRQFLEKLVATKECKVEDVAKDQFEYFDNWYHAVIRELVTFYPYVGDGAALGLMVRPPITASQVKSSIALLERLSMIRKNPETGFYEQTQGLISSGSESYSTAVNSYIQQNLTVAQDAMDRFSREERNLSTLAFGCDEDTYKELVEMVRRFRREILAKVGQCQKPNRVFQLGMQLFPLSDPYPPPQRRGRKRRIRGAEIAEGDGVNASDEIEQEGGADA, via the coding sequence ATGATTAACTTATTTGAATATTTGAACTACCGCGATTTTTTGAAGGACGCATACGAAGAACGTCATGCTGGTGACTGGCGCTTTAGCCACCGCTATATTGCTGAAAAGGCTGGCTTCGATGCATCCATGTTCAATAAAATCTTGCAAGGTAAGCGTAACCTGACGTCTCGTCTGGTTTCTGTTTTTGCTGATATTTTCTGTAAGGATGAGCGCGAAAAGAAATACTTTGCCGACATGGTTGCTTTTAACCAGGCAAAGAATCATTCCGAAAGTCGTCAGTTCCTTGAAAAGCTTGTGGCTACCAAGGAATGCAAGGTTGAAGATGTGGCCAAAGACCAGTTTGAATATTTTGACAATTGGTACCATGCTGTCATTCGCGAACTGGTGACTTTTTATCCTTATGTGGGTGACGGTGCGGCTCTTGGTTTGATGGTCCGTCCGCCTATTACCGCAAGCCAGGTCAAGTCTTCCATTGCGCTTCTTGAACGCCTCTCCATGATTCGCAAGAATCCCGAAACTGGTTTTTACGAACAGACCCAGGGCTTGATTTCCAGCGGCAGCGAATCCTACAGCACTGCAGTTAATTCCTACATCCAGCAGAATTTGACTGTGGCTCAAGACGCCATGGACCGATTCAGTCGCGAAGAGCGTAACTTGTCTACGCTTGCCTTTGGCTGCGACGAAGATACTTACAAGGAATTGGTGGAAATGGTCCGCCGCTTCCGTCGTGAAATTTTGGCTAAGGTGGGGCAGTGCCAGAAACCCAATCGCGTTTTCCAGCTGGGAATGCAGTTGTTCCCGCTGTCCGACCCGTATCCGCCTCCGCAGCGCCGCGGTCGTAAACGTCGCATTCGTGGTGCGGAAATTGCTGAGGGCGATGGCGTGAATGCTTCTGATGAAATAGAACAGGAAGGAGGCGCCGATGCTTAA
- a CDS encoding InlB B-repeat-containing protein has product MKIFSYITLALSLVSFVSAATVIPAKPKLVDGCYQIGTAQELYGFAAIVNGSNGMTQDPAACGKLTANIVVNKNVLKGGALSGDSNSFSVWTPIENFRGVFDGQYHTISGLYFNNPDYTEKDVGAALFASTKTAARDTIVIKNFGLEDSYFEGPNSAGFVAELDTGVLYMENVYNVSKSKSGFIGDLGSTGVRRLIITNAFDLEPNVHSKPIRKLYGYTGRYEIATNVYYIGSYRKSKGVYLTDVVYEDFENGLIASLLRSDAHGAAWGQVVGSDPYPVFKSEMSGYDGDLKFSKITWNAYTEHEPYPDRYLEERGMVLPEPTREGYVFIGWYEEEDLSLAPIKEIEKDMTGDLNLYARWGKVPALVDGCYEIGNVDELFGFAKAVSRKSVGEESFCGKLTANIDLKAPYANDEKKWTYWIPIQNYNGTFDGNGFSINGLKIYRYAKHAGDTVNVGLFGKVYSGLHGERSVIKNLGLTGVYLEARYCVGALVGGGYDLDIINSYAEGVSQGDLKTGGFVGCAKNVSVKESYFKGAVGYGCDCSLNSKGGLIGAGDGKIEIINSYFAGTSVYRPSGERNFGGLVGTSSDSLIIINSFAREMYETKALEGGLLGSHYSSSNRIVIENSFYQTKSTSDTIAYGATSAEFKNGTVATKLRNYNKDGVDGSVWGQLVGEDEYPKLIGKITVNKENSIVPKNPKLSDKGCYQIGTAEELYGFALLAEASRFDLLPICGELTADIVVNKNVVVQDSLLNGDGSNFITWLPIRNFNGTLDGKGHVISGLYYNDAMDTNAVAFIGNALSVDELYPSKIENLGIVDSYFRGSRTAAGLVGKVDEGSKKFFIRNSYNMATVRGFEVGGLIGRSRADFVEISQCYNGGALLGSASAGLLYYADGVASIDNSFNVGFVNGGFGLVRSVSDSLSVRNSYSVDLVNPNPTHGMAWVGASWISGKYSFENVFGVAMDPSNTTVLGSDSSTTWVTLEQFKNGSVATALHNYHGDGLDGSVWGQNVGVDSHPVFSGKIQNLSKDVIKSSVKFVTFDGDTREYYSEYVEGVAMALPFTARENHVFDGWYDNPTYAGYPVTEIPEDATGAKTYYAKWMHYPDIVENCYEIGDDGELFLFAETLNKIYDDSKNEGRVLCAKLTADIVVNRNVLVDGTLNVADSSKFKRWIPITRFSGLFDGQGHSISGLFFSSSANYVGFIKEVFGRTIIRDLDIKDSYFKGYEGVSSLVSVMDGSSNLLLENVHSESYVYAQYRYGGGLVAYADDDDTLTVINCGKSDSTKMGNLGGGLLGVFHGTDVVIANSYNKGDVYGRSDVGGLLGKLSSGGSLSIYYSYNEGSVDGSAAIGGLFGETTRDLRLWNSYNVGTVTGLKVVGGLFGYFAGSDFSVVNTYSMATVVGDSAVGDLIGGTYKSMPVEFVNSYYAYNSLPDVGDTKATLAEFVDGTVAKKLHDYKDENLDGTAWVQLPNVDHPVLDGEVVESFVRKLPRLQLNKDDLGPESSSSTISSSSSSVQSSSSIDVSSSSENVSSSSVASSSSVDTESSSSEAESSSSENPLVALGMTAAQFRVYGISRGIQVTNVRVGSAYAVFDMQGRTLQNGIAGTTDFVLKIQSPGLYLVKNEGLTKRVLVK; this is encoded by the coding sequence ATGAAGATTTTTTCTTATATCACATTGGCTTTGTCCTTGGTTTCTTTTGTAAGTGCTGCAACAGTGATACCTGCAAAACCGAAACTTGTGGATGGATGCTATCAAATCGGTACGGCCCAGGAACTGTATGGCTTTGCAGCCATTGTAAACGGATCTAACGGGATGACGCAAGATCCCGCTGCCTGCGGTAAGCTTACTGCAAATATCGTCGTAAATAAGAATGTTTTGAAAGGCGGAGCCCTCAGCGGGGATAGTAACAGCTTTTCTGTTTGGACTCCTATTGAAAACTTCCGAGGCGTTTTTGACGGCCAGTACCATACTATTTCTGGTTTGTATTTCAACAATCCTGATTACACCGAAAAAGATGTTGGGGCTGCTTTGTTTGCCTCCACAAAGACTGCTGCAAGGGATACAATCGTTATCAAGAATTTTGGCTTGGAGGACTCCTATTTCGAAGGCCCAAATTCTGCAGGATTCGTGGCTGAATTGGATACAGGTGTGTTGTATATGGAAAACGTTTACAACGTATCGAAGTCAAAATCGGGTTTTATTGGAGATTTAGGTTCTACGGGTGTTCGTAGGTTGATTATCACAAATGCTTTTGATTTGGAACCGAATGTACATTCAAAACCGATTCGAAAATTGTATGGATATACTGGTAGATATGAGATTGCCACCAATGTCTATTATATAGGCTCTTATCGAAAGTCAAAAGGAGTTTATCTTACAGATGTTGTGTATGAGGATTTTGAAAATGGCCTAATCGCTTCTCTATTGCGTAGCGATGCTCATGGAGCAGCCTGGGGACAGGTGGTGGGTTCTGATCCTTATCCTGTGTTCAAGAGTGAAATGAGTGGTTATGATGGGGATTTGAAATTCTCCAAGATTACTTGGAATGCTTACACGGAACATGAACCGTATCCAGATAGGTATCTGGAAGAACGTGGTATGGTTCTCCCTGAACCGACCCGTGAAGGCTATGTGTTTATTGGCTGGTATGAAGAAGAGGACTTGTCCCTTGCTCCTATAAAAGAGATTGAAAAGGATATGACTGGGGATTTGAACCTTTATGCCCGTTGGGGTAAGGTTCCTGCATTAGTCGACGGTTGCTACGAAATTGGAAATGTGGATGAACTATTTGGCTTTGCGAAAGCGGTTAGTCGTAAGAGTGTGGGGGAGGAGTCCTTCTGCGGAAAGTTGACGGCGAATATTGATTTGAAAGCCCCTTATGCAAATGATGAAAAAAAGTGGACCTACTGGATTCCTATTCAGAACTATAATGGCACATTTGATGGCAATGGATTTTCTATTAACGGTTTGAAAATTTATCGCTATGCCAAGCATGCTGGCGATACTGTAAATGTGGGCTTGTTTGGAAAAGTCTATTCTGGTTTACATGGGGAACGTTCTGTCATCAAGAATCTAGGCTTAACAGGTGTATATCTGGAAGCCCGTTACTGCGTTGGTGCCCTTGTTGGCGGAGGCTATGACTTGGATATCATCAACAGCTATGCAGAAGGTGTTTCTCAAGGAGACTTGAAAACCGGTGGTTTTGTGGGATGTGCCAAGAACGTTTCTGTCAAGGAGTCCTATTTCAAGGGGGCTGTAGGTTATGGTTGTGACTGTAGTTTGAATTCCAAGGGAGGCCTTATAGGGGCAGGCGATGGAAAAATTGAAATTATAAATTCCTACTTTGCAGGTACTTCTGTCTATCGTCCCTCGGGAGAGCGAAATTTTGGTGGCTTGGTGGGAACAAGTTCGGATTCTTTGATCATCATCAATTCCTTCGCTAGGGAAATGTACGAAACCAAGGCTTTGGAAGGAGGGTTGCTTGGTAGTCATTATTCCTCTTCGAATCGTATTGTAATTGAAAATTCCTTCTATCAAACAAAGTCAACTTCGGATACAATCGCATACGGCGCTACCTCTGCTGAATTTAAGAACGGTACCGTTGCTACCAAGTTGCGTAATTACAACAAGGATGGGGTGGATGGCTCCGTATGGGGACAGCTGGTTGGAGAGGATGAATATCCTAAGTTAATCGGGAAGATTACGGTCAATAAGGAAAATTCCATTGTGCCGAAAAATCCGAAACTGTCGGATAAGGGCTGCTACCAGATTGGAACCGCAGAGGAACTGTATGGCTTTGCCCTTCTTGCAGAAGCGTCTCGCTTTGATCTGCTCCCGATTTGTGGTGAATTGACCGCAGACATCGTGGTGAATAAGAATGTGGTTGTCCAGGATAGCCTGCTGAATGGGGATGGCAGTAACTTTATTACCTGGCTTCCAATCAGGAATTTTAACGGCACGTTGGATGGAAAGGGCCATGTTATTTCTGGCCTGTATTACAATGATGCCATGGATACAAATGCGGTTGCCTTTATCGGTAACGCCCTTAGCGTGGATGAATTGTATCCTTCCAAAATAGAGAATCTTGGAATTGTGGATTCCTACTTTAGAGGGAGTCGCACGGCAGCCGGCCTTGTGGGGAAGGTGGATGAGGGTAGTAAGAAATTCTTTATCCGCAATAGTTATAACATGGCTACGGTTCGAGGCTTTGAAGTGGGTGGGCTTATTGGCCGTTCCAGGGCGGATTTTGTTGAAATTTCTCAATGCTACAATGGTGGAGCACTTCTCGGAAGCGCGTCGGCCGGTCTTTTGTATTATGCAGATGGAGTTGCTTCCATTGATAACTCCTTTAATGTGGGTTTTGTAAACGGCGGTTTTGGGTTAGTCCGTAGTGTATCGGATTCCCTGTCTGTCAGAAATTCCTATAGTGTGGATTTGGTTAATCCCAATCCTACTCATGGAATGGCTTGGGTTGGTGCAAGCTGGATTTCTGGCAAATACTCCTTTGAGAATGTGTTCGGTGTTGCGATGGATCCTTCTAATACGACTGTACTCGGTTCCGATAGCAGCACCACTTGGGTGACGCTGGAACAGTTTAAGAATGGCTCAGTAGCTACCGCATTACATAACTATCATGGCGATGGTTTGGACGGTTCCGTCTGGGGCCAGAACGTGGGTGTGGATTCTCACCCGGTGTTCTCGGGCAAAATTCAAAACTTGAGTAAGGATGTTATAAAGTCCAGTGTCAAGTTTGTGACCTTTGACGGTGATACTCGAGAATACTATAGCGAGTATGTGGAAGGGGTGGCAATGGCCTTGCCATTTACTGCAAGAGAAAATCATGTATTTGATGGTTGGTACGATAATCCTACCTACGCCGGTTATCCAGTCACAGAAATTCCTGAGGACGCTACAGGAGCAAAGACTTATTACGCCAAGTGGATGCATTATCCGGATATTGTAGAGAACTGCTATGAAATCGGGGATGATGGAGAACTTTTCCTGTTTGCAGAAACTCTGAATAAGATTTACGACGATAGTAAAAATGAGGGTCGCGTCCTTTGTGCAAAGCTGACTGCAGATATTGTGGTCAATAGGAATGTTCTTGTGGACGGTACTCTAAATGTCGCTGATTCTTCCAAGTTCAAGAGATGGATTCCCATTACTCGCTTTAGTGGTCTCTTTGATGGTCAGGGACATTCCATTTCAGGTTTGTTCTTTAGTTCTTCTGCAAATTATGTTGGCTTTATAAAAGAAGTTTTCGGAAGAACCATTATCCGCGATTTGGATATTAAGGATTCCTATTTCAAGGGTTACGAAGGGGTAAGTTCCCTGGTCTCTGTTATGGATGGTTCTTCCAATCTCCTGCTGGAAAATGTGCATAGCGAAAGTTATGTGTATGCCCAGTACCGGTATGGAGGCGGTCTGGTTGCCTATGCTGATGATGACGACACTCTAACTGTAATAAATTGCGGTAAGTCCGATTCTACAAAGATGGGTAATCTGGGTGGTGGTCTATTAGGTGTATTCCACGGGACAGATGTGGTTATCGCAAACTCCTATAATAAGGGCGATGTCTATGGAAGAAGCGATGTGGGCGGTCTACTTGGAAAGTTGAGTAGCGGAGGTTCTCTTAGCATTTACTATTCCTATAACGAAGGAAGTGTGGATGGATCTGCTGCTATTGGTGGCCTTTTTGGGGAAACCACTCGCGATCTTCGTCTATGGAATTCCTATAACGTGGGTACGGTGACAGGCTTGAAAGTTGTGGGCGGTCTCTTTGGGTATTTTGCTGGCAGTGATTTCTCAGTGGTGAATACCTACAGCATGGCTACTGTGGTTGGCGATTCTGCAGTGGGAGACCTGATTGGCGGTACTTATAAATCAATGCCCGTAGAATTTGTCAATAGCTACTATGCCTATAACTCCTTGCCTGATGTTGGCGACACCAAGGCGACCTTGGCAGAATTCGTCGATGGCACGGTAGCGAAGAAGTTGCATGACTACAAGGATGAAAATCTGGATGGAACAGCCTGGGTGCAGTTGCCCAATGTGGATCATCCTGTCCTTGATGGGGAAGTGGTGGAATCCTTCGTTCGCAAACTTCCACGACTGCAGTTGAACAAGGACGATCTCGGACCGGAAAGTTCCAGTAGCACAATCTCCAGTTCTAGCAGTTCTGTGCAGAGTTCTTCCAGCATTGATGTTTCCAGCAGTTCTGAAAATGTTTCAAGCAGCTCTGTTGCTTCGTCTTCTTCTGTGGATACAGAATCCTCCAGTTCTGAAGCGGAATCCAGCAGTAGCGAGAATCCTCTTGTTGCTCTCGGAATGACAGCTGCCCAATTCCGGGTTTACGGGATTTCTCGCGGCATTCAGGTGACGAATGTTCGCGTGGGGAGCGCTTACGCTGTATTTGATATGCAAGGACGTACTTTGCAAAATGGCATCGCAGGAACAACGGATTTCGTCCTGAAAATCCAGTCTCCGGGGCTCTATTTAGTAAAAAATGAGGGCTTGACGAAGCGCGTACTTGTTAAGTAG